A genomic segment from Phragmites australis chromosome 6, lpPhrAust1.1, whole genome shotgun sequence encodes:
- the LOC133921084 gene encoding uncharacterized protein LOC133921084, whose protein sequence is MSIALESERGLGSGPRFGRVAGCAYVASPPASAGLGGSSSVGRDTNSPAAAALWEWDGEEVEGGDGEVQSSYKGSPFDTMDALQEALPFRKGVCKFYNGKSGSFGKLPDAVIPSPPQKDLPKPETPSPRKRKGLLPFTFKWGKPQHKEVFPEDVADSLTNCRMVTISPAATSSSGSNSGSDDENYHSQKLSSHRTHRRPSNAMGVFSSLPAPRPPQLFPAHLRSQSMLDLQDVTDSSALVTPRDKRMKN, encoded by the exons ATGTCGATCGCACTGGAGAGCGAGCGCGGGCTGGGCAGCGGGCCTCGGTTCGGCCGCGTCGCCGGCTGCGCCTACGTggcctcgccgccggcgtcggCGGGGCTCGGCGGCTCGTCGTCGGTGGGGCGGGACACCAACAGCCCCGCTGCGGCGGCGCTGTGGGAATGGGACGGCGAGGAGGTcgagggcggcgacggcgaggtccAGAGCTCGTACAAGGGCTCGCCTTTCGACACTATGGACGCGCTCCAGGAGGCCCTGCCCTTCAG GAAAGGGGTGTGCAAGTTCTACAATGGCAAGTCTGGATCTTTTGGAAAGCTTCCAGATGCTGTAATTCCATCTCCCCCGCAGAAGGACCTTCCAAAGCCAGAAACCCCATCCCCTAGGAAGCGCAAAGGTCTTCTTCCATTCACTTTCAAGTGGGGCAAACCGCAGCATAAAGAGGTATTCCCTGAAGATGTCGCCGACAGCCTCACAAATTGCAGGATGGTGACGATATCACCTGCTGCCACAAGCAGCTCAGGAAGCAACAGTGGTAGCGATGATGAAAACTACCACTCTCAGAAACTGTCTTCCCATCGCACGCACAGAAGGCCCAGCAATGCCATGGGTGTCTTTTCTTCTCTACCTGCGCCTCGTCCACCTCAGCTGTTCCCAGCTCACCTGAGATCGCAGTCAATGCTTGATCTGCAGGATGTGACGGACTCATCTGCCTTGGTTACTCCCAGGGACAAACGCATGAAGAATTAG
- the LOC133920780 gene encoding endoglucanase 8-like, translating into MKHGTMRAHVALLLAALVLAGDVLQPALAGGFNYKDALTKSIMFLEAQRSGKLPPNNRIKWRGDSGLDDGKLANVDLTGGYYDAGDNVKYGLPLAFTVTTLAWTALAFKPELKSAGELENVYAAIKWGTDYLLKCAARKNKLWVQVGDPNLDHQCWVRPENMKTPRTLYEINEKTPGTEIAAETAAAMAASSMAFRGHNKTYSRGLLNKAKLLFQFAKNHRGSYDGECPFYCSYSGYNDELLWAGTWLYLATKRQVYADFISHEAISSSVAEFSWDLKYPGAQVLLSELNMTSSGGAQNFKTQADNFVCAVLPDTAFHQVFITPGGVIHLRDGANSQYVTSTSFLFVVYSDVLLRTGQSVMCGNQPVSPARLREFARQQMDYLLGFNPRGRSYVVGFGANSPTQPHHRGASTPVLPPGYDVNCGMSFNDWFAPDRPNPNELTGAIMGGPDRADNFIDKRSASSCTEPCTYINSLAIGPLAALAVRGAPLVATH; encoded by the exons ATGAAGCACGGCACCATGCGCGCCCACGTCGCCCTGCTCCTCGCGGCGCTGGTGCTCGCGGGCGACGTCCTGCAGCCGGCGCTGGCCGGCGGGTTCAACTACAAGGATGCCCTGACCAAGTCCATCATGTTCCTCGAGGCGCAGCGCTCCGGGAAGCTGCCGCCCAACAACCGCATCAAGTGGCGCGGCGACTCCGGCCTCGACGACGGCAAGCTCGCCAAT GTGGATCTCACCGGTGGATACTACGACGCCGGCGACAACGTCAAGTACGGGCTCCCCCTCGCGTTCACGGTGACCACGCTTGCGTGGACGGCGCTGGCGTTCAAGCCCGAGCTGAAGTCGGCGGGCGAGCTGGAGAACGTGTACGCGGCCATCAAGTGGGGCACCGACTACTTGCTCAAATGCGCCGCGAGGAAGAACAAGTTGTGGGTGCAGGTCGGCGACCCCAACTTGGACCACCAGTGCTGGGTGCGACCGGAGAACATGAAGACGCCGCGGACGCTGTACGAGATCAACGAGAAGACGCCGGGGACGGAGATCGCCGCTGAGActgccgccgccatggccgcaTCCTCCATGGCGTTCCGGGGCCACAACAAGACGTACTCTCGCGGCCTCCTCAACAAGGCCAAGCTG CTGTTCCAGTTCGCCAAGAACCACCGCGGGAGCTACGACGGCGAGTGCCCCTTCTACTGCTCCTACTCCGGCTACAAC GACGAGCTGCTGTGGGCGGGGACGTGGCTGTACCTTGCGACGAAGCGTCAGGTGTACGCGGACTTCATCTCCCACGAGGCCATCTCGTCGAGCGTGGCGGAGTTCAGCTGGGACCTCAAGTACCCAGGCGCGCAGGTGCTCCTGTCCGAGCTCAACATGACGTCCAGCGGCGGCGCGCAGAACTTCAAGACGCAGGCGGACAACTTCGTGTGCGCCGTCCTGCCCGACACGGCGTTCCACCAGGTGTTCATCACCCCGGGCGGTGTGATCCACCTCCGCGACGGCGCCAACTCGCAGTACGTAACCAGCACGTCCTTCCTCTTCGTCGTCTACAGCGACGTCCTGCTGCGCACGGGGCAGAGCGTCATGTGCGGGAACCAGCCCGTGAGCCCCGCGCGGCTGCGGGAGTTCGCGCGGCAGCAGATGGACTACCTGCTGGGCTTCAACCCGCGGGGCCGCTCCTACGTGGTGGGCTTCGGCGCCAACTCGCCCACGCAGCCGCACCACCGCGGCGCGTCCACGCCCGTGCTGCCGCCCGGGTACGACGTCAACTGCGGCATGAGCTTCAACGACTGGTTCGCGCCCGACAGGCCCAACCCCAACGAGCTCACCGGCGCCATCATGGGCGGGCCCGACCGGGCAGACAACTTCATCGACAAGCGCAGCGCGTCGTCCTGCACCGAGCCGTGCACCTACATCAACTCCCTCGCCATTGGCCCGCTCGCCGCGCTCGCCGTCCGCGGCGCGCCGCTCGTCGCCACACACTGA
- the LOC133921085 gene encoding fatty-acid-binding protein 2-like: protein MKPDWSIFSKLDRNGGYLHKFPIDSPISHDIGLGLISQVGNLVECSFQHPRHICATGRGAVQETFSCFNKFAGAFYFWFSRASNPKLFHKLSAVAGSSSRACRSHIKQATSCLQHLPGLRFGSQLREEHAIRMLLARLASATLGQLWNEVEERHACNVLMLAASTVIPPFENISPKMLAESMALRKDGGRIREPVEQPYLDEKHPGCACVAVPRAILPEDAMEPKTGIKFPTLLEYNSNMTAEVLVGMGFRSMRIMRVKNLNLYAFGLYIQPDSICKKLGPKYASITDDELKDHPDFYEDLLRENIDMTVRLVVSYNGLSIGTVRDAFEKSLCFRLQKMNPNTDYHCLKTFGSYFSEDIRIPAGTKIDFRQTSDGQLITEIDGKQIGTVQSKDLCKAFFDMYIGDPPVSVETKQDIAQNVAGLMRRC, encoded by the exons ATGAAACCTGACTGGTCAATTTTCTCCAAGCTTGACCGTAATGGAGGTTACCTGCATAAATTCCCCATAGACTCTCCAATATCTCATGATATTGGGTTAGGACTGATATCACAGGTTGGAAACTTAGTTGAGTGTTCGTTTCAACATCCAAGACATATATGTGCTACCGGGAGAGGAGCAGTTCAGGAAACATTCAGCTGTTTCAACAAGTTTGCTGGAGCTTTCTATTTCTGGTTTTCTAGAGCGTCGAATCCTAAGTTATTCCACAAGCTGTCAGCTGTTGCAGGCTCAAGTTCAAGAGCCTGCCGGTCACATATAAAGCAAGCGACCTCTTGCCTGCAGCATTTACCTGGATTGCGATTTGGTTCGCAATTAAGGGAAGAGCATGCTATACGAATGCTTCTAGCGAGGCTTGCAAGTGCAACTCTCGGACAACTGTGGAATGAGGTAGAGGAGCGCCATGCCTGCAATGTTCTTATGCTAGCTGCTTCTACTGTAATACCACCGTTTGAAAACAT ATCGCCGAAGATGCTTGCTGAGTCAATGGCATTAAGAAAAGATGGTGGCCGTATCCGAGAACCTGTAGAACAGCCTTATTTGGACGAAAAACATCCAGGTTGTGCTTGTGTTGCTGTGCCAAGAGCCATTTTGCCAGAAGATGCAATGGAACCAAAAACTGGGATCAAGTTCCCTACTCTTCTTGAGTACAATTCCAATATGACTGCAGAG GTGCTTGTTGGGATGGGTTTCAGAAGCATGCGAATAATGAGGGTCAAAAATCTGAATCTTTATGCCTTTGGATTAT ATATACAGCCGGATTCTATTTGCAAGAAGCTGGGTCCAAAGTATGCTTCGATCACAGATGATGAGCTGAAGGATCACCCAGATTTCTATGAAGATCTTCTGAG GGAAAATATTGACATGACAGTCAGGCTAGTTGTAAGCTACAATGGCCTCAGCATTGGCACAGTTCGTGA TGCATTTGAGAAGTCTCTTTGCTTCCGATTGCAAAAG ATGAATCCTAATACTGATTATCATTGCTTGAAGACATTTGGTTCATATTTCAGTGAAGACATTCGTATACCTGCT GGTACAAAGATCGACTTCCGTCAAACATCTGATGGCCAGCTGATTACTGAAA TTGATGGCAAACAAATTGGCACTGTCCAGAGCAAAGATCTTTGCA AGGCTTTCTTCGATATGTATATTGGTGACCCACCTGTTTCTGTGGAGACTAAACAAGACATTGCGCAGAATGTGGCTGGACTCATGAGAAGATGCTAA
- the LOC133921087 gene encoding UMP-CMP kinase 4-like — MGTVVDAPAVVAEEVTGNMLGGKKVTVVFVLGGPGSGKGTQCANIVEHFGFTHLSAGDLLRAEIKSGSENGTMIENMIKEGKIVPSEVTIKLLQEAMIKSENDKFLIDGFPRNEENRAAFENVTKISPAFVLFFDCSEEEMERRLLGRNQGRVDDNIETIRKRFKVFVESSLPVIDYYNSKNKVKKIDAAKPIPEVFEDVKAIFAPYAPKAE, encoded by the exons ATGGGCACAGTTGTGGATGCTCCAGCAGTTGTGGCTGAGGAG GTCACTGGGAACATGTTGGGTGGCAAGAAAGTTACGGTTGTATTTGTTTTAG GTGGTCCTGGAAGTGGAAAAGGCACACAGTGTGCCAACATTGTGGAACACTTTGGATTCACTCATCTTAGTGCTGGAGATCTTTTGCGTGCAGAGATCAAATCTGGCTCCGAGAATGG AACCATGATTGAGAACATGATAAAGGAGGGAAAGATTGTTCCATCAGAGGTAACTATAAAGCTGCTGCAGGAGGCCATGATAAAGAGTGAAAATGACAAATTCCTGATCGATGGATTTCCAAGGAACGAAGAGAATCGCGCTGCATTCGAGAATGTT ACAAAAATTTCTCCTGCATTCGTGCTATTCTTTGATTGTTCTGAGGAAGAGATGGAAAGACGTCTTTTGGGGCGCAATCAG GGAAGAGTTGATGATAACATTGAGACTATCAGGAAAAGGTTCAAAGTTTTTGTTGAATCAAGTTTGCCTGTCATTGATTATTATAACTCAAAGAACAAGGTTAAAAAG ATTGATGCCGCAAAACCAATTCCTGAGGTGTTCGAAGACGTGAAAGCCATTTTTGCCCCGTATGCTCCCAAG GCTGAATAG